Proteins co-encoded in one Ruegeria pomeroyi DSS-3 genomic window:
- the queC gene encoding 7-cyano-7-deazaguanine synthase QueC, with the protein MKTLVICSGGLDSVSLAHKVAAEHDLIGLISFDYGQRHRKELDFAARAATRLGVPHDLIDMRQIGAHLSGSALTDDVDVPDGHYAEDTMKITVVPNRNAIMLAIAFGIAAAKQADAVATAVHGGDHFIYPDCRPGFTQAFEAMQAQALDGYASVRLYTPFVHEPKSAIVTEGERHNTPFADTWSCYKGGEVHCGRCGTCVERREAFHLAGVADPTPYADPEFWRAAVEGR; encoded by the coding sequence GTGAAGACACTTGTCATCTGCTCCGGCGGATTGGATTCGGTATCGCTGGCCCACAAGGTGGCCGCCGAGCACGATCTGATCGGCCTTATCTCTTTCGACTACGGTCAGCGCCATCGCAAGGAGCTGGACTTTGCCGCCCGTGCCGCCACGCGGCTGGGCGTGCCGCATGACCTGATCGACATGCGCCAGATCGGCGCGCACCTGTCGGGCAGCGCCTTGACCGATGATGTTGACGTGCCCGACGGGCATTATGCCGAGGACACAATGAAGATCACCGTGGTGCCCAACCGCAATGCCATCATGCTGGCCATCGCCTTCGGCATCGCGGCGGCCAAACAGGCCGATGCGGTGGCGACCGCCGTGCATGGTGGCGATCACTTCATCTATCCCGATTGCCGCCCCGGTTTTACCCAGGCGTTCGAGGCGATGCAGGCGCAGGCGCTGGACGGCTATGCCAGTGTCCGGCTTTACACCCCCTTCGTGCACGAACCGAAATCGGCCATCGTGACCGAGGGCGAGCGCCACAACACGCCCTTTGCCGATACCTGGTCCTGCTACAAGGGGGGCGAGGTGCATTGCGGCCGCTGCGGCACCTGTGTCGAACGACGCGAGGCGTTCCATCTGGCAGGTGTCGCAGACCCGACCCCCTATGCCGACCCCGAGTTCTGGCGCGCGGCGGTGGAGGGGCGCTGA
- the queD gene encoding 6-carboxytetrahydropterin synthase QueD — protein MYRITKEFHFSASHQLCHLPDDHPCARLHGHNYIVEVELAAAELDANGFVRDYRELKPLKTWIDDALDHRHLNEVFGHDMVTSERLAKEVYEFCKARWAETSAVRVSETPKTWAEYRP, from the coding sequence ATGTACCGGATCACCAAGGAGTTCCATTTCTCGGCCTCGCACCAGCTGTGCCATCTGCCCGACGACCACCCCTGCGCCCGGCTGCACGGGCATAACTATATCGTCGAGGTCGAACTGGCTGCTGCCGAGCTGGATGCCAACGGCTTTGTCCGCGATTACCGCGAGTTGAAGCCGCTCAAGACCTGGATCGATGACGCGCTGGACCATCGTCACCTGAACGAGGTGTTCGGTCATGACATGGTCACCTCGGAACGGTTGGCGAAAGAGGTCTATGAGTTCTGCAAGGCGCGCTGGGCGGAAACCAGCGCCGTACGGGTCAGCGAAACGCCCAAGACCTGGGCCGAGTACCGGCCATGA
- the queE gene encoding 7-carboxy-7-deazaguanine synthase QueE has protein sequence MTTLRIAEIFGPTIQGEGAVIGAPTVFVRAGGCDYRCSWCDSLHAVDSAYRDTWTAMTTEQVWAEVARLSGGVPLTVSLSGGNPAIQDFGPLIEMGKAQGYRFALETQGSVARGWFRELSPLILSPKPPSSGETVDWDRFADCIARARDAVTVIKIVVFDEADYLWAREVAARFPNLPIYLQPGNHTPPPPDAEDAAIDMDGIMARYEWLIGRALSDRWFTPTILPQLHVLVWGNKRGV, from the coding sequence ATGACCACCCTGCGTATCGCCGAAATCTTCGGTCCCACGATACAGGGGGAGGGCGCGGTGATCGGCGCGCCCACCGTGTTCGTGCGGGCGGGCGGTTGCGATTACCGTTGTTCCTGGTGCGACAGCCTGCATGCGGTGGACAGCGCCTATCGCGACACCTGGACCGCGATGACAACCGAGCAGGTCTGGGCCGAGGTCGCGCGCCTGTCGGGCGGGGTGCCGCTGACGGTTTCACTGTCGGGCGGCAACCCGGCTATTCAGGACTTCGGCCCGTTGATCGAGATGGGCAAGGCGCAGGGCTATCGCTTTGCGCTGGAAACCCAAGGATCGGTCGCGCGGGGCTGGTTTCGCGAACTGTCGCCTCTGATCCTCAGCCCCAAACCGCCTTCGTCCGGCGAAACGGTCGATTGGGACCGGTTCGCCGACTGTATCGCACGGGCGCGCGACGCGGTGACGGTGATCAAGATCGTGGTGTTTGACGAGGCCGATTACCTTTGGGCGCGCGAGGTGGCGGCGCGTTTCCCGAACTTGCCGATCTATCTGCAACCGGGCAACCACACGCCGCCGCCGCCTGATGCCGAGGATGCGGCCATCGACATGGACGGCATCATGGCGCGTTACGAATGGCTGATCGGTCGGGCCCTGTCCGACCGATGGTTCACCCCCACAATCCTGCCGCAGCTGCATGTGCTGGTCTGGGGCAACAAGCGTGGCGTCTGA
- the queF gene encoding preQ(1) synthase, with protein sequence MANQDIYANLTQLGGKTELPNSPEEAVLEKVPNPQAGTDYAVRFTAPEFTSLCPLTAQPDFAHIVIDYVPGDWLVESKSLKLYLGSFRNHGAFHEDCSVSIGKRLVELLAPKWLRVGAYWYPRGGIPIDVFYQTGPELPGVWIPDQGVPTYRGRG encoded by the coding sequence ATGGCCAATCAGGATATCTATGCAAACTTGACCCAACTGGGTGGCAAGACCGAACTGCCGAACTCGCCCGAAGAGGCGGTACTGGAAAAGGTGCCCAACCCGCAGGCGGGCACCGATTACGCGGTGCGCTTCACCGCGCCAGAGTTCACCTCGCTCTGCCCGCTGACGGCGCAGCCCGATTTCGCCCATATCGTGATCGACTATGTGCCGGGCGACTGGCTGGTGGAAAGCAAGTCGCTGAAGCTCTATCTTGGCTCGTTCCGCAACCACGGTGCATTCCACGAGGATTGCAGCGTCTCCATCGGCAAGCGGCTGGTCGAGCTGCTGGCGCCCAAATGGCTGCGGGTCGGGGCCTATTGGTATCCGCGTGGCGGTATTCCGATCGACGTGTTCTATCAGACCGGGCCGGAATTGCCCGGCGTCTGGATCCCCGATCAGGGCGTGCCGACTTATCGCGGGCGGGGCTAG
- a CDS encoding class I SAM-dependent DNA methyltransferase: MSIKTPDLDAAYGLQSPEDNRQLYAEWAGDYDDGFAAREDYQLPAHTARAFVAAGGQGPVLDVGAGTGLCGAILAGLGVGPIDAADISAEMLERAMRKDIYRDAIETDLNQGIPAPRESYSGIVSSGTFTHGHLGPEVFPALLRVARPGAQFAISINARHFEEKGFDLALRRMAQGQIENLKLPQVRIYGDLAAGPHKDDLAYIALFEKS; the protein is encoded by the coding sequence ATGAGCATCAAGACACCCGATCTGGACGCGGCCTATGGGCTGCAATCGCCCGAGGACAACCGGCAGCTCTATGCCGAATGGGCTGGCGATTACGACGACGGCTTTGCCGCGCGCGAAGATTACCAGCTGCCCGCGCATACCGCGCGCGCCTTTGTTGCGGCGGGCGGGCAAGGGCCGGTGCTGGATGTGGGGGCCGGAACGGGCCTCTGCGGTGCCATTCTGGCCGGGCTTGGCGTCGGCCCCATCGACGCCGCCGATATCAGCGCCGAGATGCTGGAGCGCGCCATGCGCAAGGACATCTATCGCGACGCCATCGAGACCGACTTGAACCAGGGCATCCCCGCCCCACGCGAGAGCTATTCCGGCATCGTCTCGTCAGGCACCTTCACTCATGGCCATCTGGGTCCCGAGGTTTTTCCCGCGCTCTTGCGCGTGGCTCGGCCCGGCGCGCAATTCGCCATCTCGATCAATGCCAGGCATTTCGAGGAAAAGGGCTTCGACCTTGCGCTGCGCCGGATGGCGCAGGGGCAGATCGAGAACCTCAAACTGCCCCAGGTCCGCATCTATGGCGATCTGGCTGCCGGGCCGCACAAGGACGACCTGGCCTATATCGCGCTGTTCGAGAAATCCTAG
- a CDS encoding SDR family oxidoreductase encodes MTGTLLSFGHGYTARVLSRALAPQGWRIIGTSRNPDQMEAIRASGAEPLLWPGEEPSLDGVTHLLISTAPDSGGDPVLAALGDQIAARAAQFRWVGYLSTTAVYGDHDGAWVDETTPLTPTAARGRWRVMAEQQWQAVPNLPLHVFRLAGIYGPGRGPFSKLGKGGIRRIIKPGQVFSRIHVEDIAQVLAASMARPDPGAVYNVCDDEPVPPQDVIAYAAELQGLPLPPAVDFDKADLTPMARSFYSENKRVRNDRIKEELGVRLKYPNYRVGLEALQADAET; translated from the coding sequence ATGACTGGAACACTGCTTTCTTTTGGACATGGCTATACCGCCCGGGTGCTGTCGCGGGCGCTGGCGCCGCAGGGCTGGCGCATCATCGGCACCAGCCGCAACCCCGACCAGATGGAGGCGATCCGCGCCTCGGGCGCCGAGCCGCTGCTGTGGCCAGGCGAGGAACCTTCGCTTGACGGAGTCACCCATCTGCTGATCTCGACCGCACCAGATTCGGGGGGCGATCCGGTGTTGGCGGCGCTGGGCGACCAGATCGCAGCGCGCGCGGCGCAGTTTCGCTGGGTCGGTTACCTGTCAACCACCGCCGTCTATGGCGACCATGACGGCGCCTGGGTGGATGAGACGACGCCGCTGACCCCGACCGCTGCGCGCGGGCGCTGGCGGGTGATGGCCGAACAGCAATGGCAGGCGGTTCCCAACCTGCCGTTGCATGTCTTCCGGCTGGCCGGAATCTATGGTCCGGGGCGCGGGCCGTTCTCGAAACTGGGCAAAGGCGGCATCCGCCGGATCATCAAGCCCGGACAGGTGTTCTCGCGCATCCATGTCGAGGATATCGCCCAGGTTCTGGCCGCCTCGATGGCGCGGCCCGATCCGGGCGCGGTCTACAATGTCTGCGACGACGAACCGGTGCCGCCACAGGACGTGATCGCCTATGCGGCCGAGTTGCAGGGCCTGCCGCTGCCGCCCGCGGTGGATTTCGACAAGGCCGACCTGACCCCGATGGCGCGCAGTTTCTACAGCGAGAACAAGCGGGTAAGAAACGACCGGATCAAGGAAGAGCTGGGTGTTCGACTGAAGTACCCCAACTACCGCGTGGGGTTGGAGGCCTTGCAGGCCGACGCCGAAACATAA
- a CDS encoding OmpA family protein, whose amino-acid sequence MILRLALCAALAATPALAQDLSLTLPQGSRQLTERIRALDGYALPTGVHGAEGVPSVQLEGRIEKRTWRISVGSKTTLQVFAPLRDQILEAGFEILLDCPAESCGGFDFRFATEVVPSPDMYVAVRDYRFLSAMRGDEALSLLVSRNPPDAYVQLIQAFPAGSVATDPVTVEKPAAVVVPMDLAGRLQTRGRVILSGLEFATGSDALGEGPFDTLAELAQLLSANAELRLVLVGHTDTVGGLEPNIELSRKRAGAVRARLVEEYGIPADQISADGVGYLAPIASNLTPEGREANRRVEAVMLSQ is encoded by the coding sequence ATGATCCTCAGGCTGGCCCTCTGCGCCGCGCTGGCGGCAACACCCGCGCTGGCGCAGGACCTGAGCCTGACCCTGCCGCAGGGCAGCCGGCAGCTGACCGAGCGTATTCGCGCGCTTGACGGCTATGCCCTGCCGACCGGGGTACACGGGGCCGAGGGGGTGCCCTCGGTCCAGCTGGAAGGGCGGATCGAAAAACGCACCTGGCGGATCAGCGTCGGGTCCAAGACCACCTTGCAGGTCTTTGCCCCGCTGCGCGATCAGATCCTCGAGGCGGGGTTCGAGATCCTGCTTGATTGCCCGGCTGAAAGTTGCGGCGGCTTCGATTTCCGCTTTGCCACCGAGGTGGTGCCCAGCCCCGACATGTATGTGGCGGTGCGCGACTATCGCTTCCTGTCGGCGATGCGCGGGGACGAGGCGCTGAGCCTGCTGGTCAGCCGCAATCCACCCGATGCCTATGTGCAACTGATCCAGGCGTTCCCCGCCGGATCGGTCGCAACCGACCCCGTCACGGTCGAGAAACCCGCTGCGGTGGTGGTGCCGATGGACCTAGCCGGGCGGTTGCAGACCCGGGGAAGGGTGATTCTGTCGGGGCTTGAATTCGCGACCGGATCGGATGCGCTGGGCGAGGGGCCGTTCGACACGCTGGCCGAACTGGCACAGCTCTTGTCGGCGAACGCAGAGCTGCGGCTTGTGCTGGTCGGACATACCGACACCGTCGGCGGGCTGGAGCCAAACATCGAGTTGAGCCGCAAACGCGCCGGGGCGGTGCGCGCGCGCCTGGTCGAGGAATATGGCATCCCCGCCGACCAGATCAGCGCCGACGGGGTCGGATACCTCGCCCCGATCGCCAGCAACCTCACGCCCGAGGGCCGCGAGGCCAATCGCCGGGTCGAGGCGGTGATGCTGTCGCAATAG
- a CDS encoding peroxidase-related enzyme (This protein belongs to a clade of uncharacterized proteins related to peroxidases such as the alkylhydroperoxidase AhpD.): MTDQTRPTALDLPMVDPLPQETQKYFDICVEKLGMVPNVLKANAFDIAKLNAFTAMYNDLMLAPSGLSKLEREMIAVVVSSINKCFYCLVAHGAAVRQLSGDPKLGEMLVMNYRVAPLDARQRAMLDFAAKMTTASAEIEESHRQALRDVGFSDRDIWDIANVAGFYNMSNRVASATAMVPNDEYHSQFR, translated from the coding sequence ATGACCGACCAGACCCGCCCCACCGCGCTGGACCTGCCGATGGTGGACCCGCTGCCGCAGGAAACGCAAAAATACTTCGACATCTGCGTCGAGAAGCTGGGCATGGTGCCCAATGTGCTCAAGGCCAACGCCTTCGACATTGCCAAGCTCAACGCCTTTACTGCGATGTATAACGACCTGATGCTGGCACCCTCGGGCCTGTCCAAGCTGGAGCGCGAGATGATCGCGGTAGTGGTGTCGTCGATCAACAAGTGTTTCTACTGTCTTGTCGCTCATGGCGCCGCCGTACGGCAGCTGTCGGGCGATCCCAAGCTGGGCGAGATGCTGGTGATGAACTATCGTGTCGCGCCGCTGGATGCGCGTCAGCGCGCGATGCTGGATTTCGCCGCCAAGATGACCACCGCCAGCGCCGAGATCGAGGAATCGCACCGTCAGGCCCTGCGCGATGTCGGCTTCAGCGACCGCGACATCTGGGACATCGCCAATGTGGCCGGGTTCTACAACATGTCCAACCGGGTCGCCAGCGCCACGGCGATGGTGCCCAATGACGAGTACCATTCGCAATTCCGATGA
- a CDS encoding GNAT family N-acetyltransferase — protein MTPDWFAVVDATWPAADSRTDGTLTLREGRGGGKRVSAASASGAVSEPQIEAAEAAMRQMGQPPLFQLRPGDEGLDAALAGRGYSIVDPVNIYACPVSQLTDLPMPRVTVFALWEPLAIMRELWAEGGIGPGRLAVMDRVKGPKTGLLMRHQDKPGGVAFVAIHDGVAMLHALEIPPHQRRKGLGKWAMRGAAFWALDNGAHTLSVICTKANEGANALYRSLGMQLVGEYHYRLLQEERQTA, from the coding sequence ATGACGCCTGACTGGTTCGCGGTGGTCGATGCAACCTGGCCCGCCGCCGACAGCCGGACAGATGGCACCCTGACCCTGCGCGAGGGCCGCGGCGGCGGCAAGCGGGTCTCGGCCGCCTCAGCCTCGGGCGCGGTCTCCGAGCCTCAGATCGAAGCCGCCGAGGCTGCGATGCGGCAGATGGGCCAGCCGCCGCTGTTCCAGCTGCGCCCGGGGGACGAGGGGCTGGATGCGGCCCTGGCCGGACGCGGCTACTCGATCGTCGACCCGGTCAATATCTATGCCTGCCCGGTCAGCCAGCTGACTGACCTCCCGATGCCGCGTGTTACCGTCTTTGCCCTGTGGGAGCCGTTGGCGATCATGCGCGAGCTCTGGGCCGAGGGCGGGATCGGGCCCGGCCGTCTGGCGGTGATGGATCGGGTCAAGGGGCCCAAGACCGGTCTGCTGATGCGGCATCAGGACAAGCCCGGCGGGGTCGCCTTTGTCGCTATCCATGACGGTGTCGCCATGCTGCATGCCCTTGAGATTCCGCCGCACCAGCGCCGCAAGGGTCTGGGCAAATGGGCGATGCGCGGCGCGGCCTTTTGGGCGCTGGACAACGGCGCCCATACCCTTAGCGTGATCTGCACCAAGGCGAACGAGGGCGCCAACGCGCTCTATCGCTCTCTCGGCATGCAGTTGGTGGGAGAGTATCACTATCGCCTTCTTCAGGAGGAGAGACAGACCGCATGA
- a CDS encoding competence/damage-inducible protein A, translating to MPNPTAAMLVIGDEILSGRTRDANMYYLAGELSKHGIDLKEVRVVSDDAPAIETAVKALSDGFDHVFTSGGIGPTHDDITADCIARAFGAAIDVRADARALLEAHYAKTGLELNAARLRMARIPDGATLIDNPVSTAPGFTLGNVHVMAGVPSVFQAMVASILPTLTGGQPLLSQTLRIDRGEGDIAATLTQLAEDFPDLTIGCYPFQINGAFGANVVVRGTDGVRIDAAVTRLARETAQ from the coding sequence ATGCCAAACCCAACCGCCGCCATGCTGGTCATCGGAGACGAGATCCTGTCGGGGCGCACCCGCGACGCCAACATGTACTATCTCGCCGGAGAGCTGAGCAAACACGGGATTGACCTGAAAGAGGTGCGCGTGGTCAGCGACGACGCCCCGGCGATCGAGACGGCGGTCAAGGCATTGTCGGATGGGTTCGACCATGTCTTCACCAGCGGCGGCATCGGGCCGACCCATGACGACATCACCGCCGATTGCATCGCCCGCGCCTTTGGTGCCGCCATCGACGTGCGCGCCGATGCGCGCGCCCTGCTCGAGGCGCATTATGCCAAGACCGGGCTGGAGCTGAACGCCGCGCGGCTGCGCATGGCGCGTATCCCCGATGGGGCCACGCTGATTGACAATCCGGTCAGCACAGCGCCGGGCTTTACCCTGGGCAACGTACATGTGATGGCGGGTGTGCCCAGCGTGTTTCAGGCGATGGTCGCCAGCATCCTGCCGACGCTGACCGGCGGTCAGCCGCTGTTGTCGCAGACCCTGCGGATTGACCGGGGCGAGGGCGACATCGCCGCAACCCTGACGCAGTTGGCCGAGGATTTTCCCGATCTGACCATTGGCTGCTATCCGTTCCAGATCAACGGAGCATTCGGTGCCAATGTGGTGGTGCGGGGTACGGATGGTGTGCGGATCGACGCGGCTGTCACCCGGCTTGCGCGGGAGACCGCGCAATGA
- the sfsA gene encoding DNA/RNA nuclease SfsA, whose protein sequence is MRFQTTLVPARLIRRYKRFLADCQLEDGREVTAHCANPGSMMGLADPGTKIWLEPNDDPKKKLKFGWRLVDHENGHFTGVDTSVPNRALKTALERRAIPSLAAYETVRPEVKYGQNSRIDFLLSGPGLADAYVEVKSVTLCREPGLAEFPDSVTARGAKHLAELAAMAGLGHRAIMLYLVQRTDCDRFTLAADIDPAYARAFETARAQGVEKLILTTHISPQGVEIADML, encoded by the coding sequence ATGCGCTTTCAAACAACTCTTGTCCCCGCCCGCCTGATCCGTCGCTACAAACGCTTTCTGGCCGATTGCCAGTTGGAAGACGGGCGCGAGGTGACCGCCCATTGCGCCAATCCCGGCTCGATGATGGGGCTGGCGGACCCCGGAACGAAAATCTGGCTGGAACCCAATGACGATCCGAAGAAGAAGCTGAAGTTCGGCTGGCGGTTGGTCGATCACGAGAACGGCCATTTCACCGGTGTCGATACCTCGGTCCCGAACCGGGCCTTGAAGACCGCGCTCGAGCGCCGCGCCATTCCGTCGCTGGCCGCCTATGAAACGGTGCGGCCCGAGGTGAAATACGGCCAGAACAGCCGCATCGACTTTCTGCTGAGCGGGCCCGGCCTGGCGGACGCCTATGTCGAGGTCAAAAGCGTGACACTGTGCCGTGAGCCCGGCCTGGCCGAGTTTCCCGACAGCGTGACCGCGCGCGGCGCCAAGCATCTGGCAGAGCTGGCTGCGATGGCCGGGCTGGGGCATCGGGCGATCATGCTTTATCTGGTACAGCGGACCGATTGCGACAGATTCACCCTGGCCGCGGATATCGACCCGGCCTATGCGCGCGCCTTTGAAACGGCCCGCGCGCAGGGTGTGGAAAAGCTGATCCTGACCACCCATATCTCTCCTCAAGGAGTCGAAATCGCCGATATGCTTTGA
- the map gene encoding type I methionyl aminopeptidase: protein MKEHRGRLTRDGIRIYEPTDFAGMHAAGAVAARILDDIAEHVFPGQSTGEIDRIITGMVEAAGAKSATIGYKGYEHASCISVNHVVCHGIPGDKRLGEGDILNIDVTVIVDGWFGDTSRMYVAGKLPRKAERLIQVTHDALFKGIEMVKPGNTFGDIGHAIQTYVEAHRMSVVRDFCGHGLGQVFHAPPNVLHYGRPGTGAVLEEGMFFTIEPMVNLGRPETKTLADDWTAVTRDKSLSAQFEHSVGVTANGVEIFTLSPGGKFHPTYA, encoded by the coding sequence ATGAAGGAACATCGTGGCCGCCTGACCAGGGATGGTATCCGCATCTACGAACCCACCGACTTTGCCGGCATGCATGCGGCAGGGGCGGTTGCGGCGCGTATTCTGGACGATATCGCGGAACATGTCTTTCCGGGCCAATCCACGGGCGAGATCGACCGGATCATCACCGGGATGGTCGAGGCTGCCGGCGCGAAATCGGCGACCATCGGTTACAAGGGCTATGAGCATGCCAGCTGCATCTCGGTCAACCATGTGGTCTGCCACGGAATTCCGGGCGACAAGCGGCTGGGCGAGGGCGATATCCTGAATATCGACGTCACCGTGATCGTCGATGGCTGGTTCGGCGATACCAGCCGGATGTACGTGGCCGGCAAGCTGCCGCGCAAGGCCGAGCGGCTGATCCAGGTGACGCATGACGCCCTGTTCAAGGGGATCGAGATGGTCAAGCCGGGCAATACTTTCGGCGATATCGGCCATGCCATCCAGACCTATGTCGAGGCGCACCGCATGTCGGTTGTGCGCGATTTCTGCGGTCACGGGCTGGGCCAGGTGTTTCACGCCCCGCCCAACGTGCTGCATTACGGCCGCCCCGGCACCGGCGCGGTGCTGGAGGAAGGCATGTTCTTCACCATCGAACCGATGGTGAATCTGGGCCGCCCCGAGACCAAGACGCTGGCCGATGACTGGACCGCCGTCACCCGCGACAAATCGCTGTCGGCGCAGTTCGAACATTCGGTCGGGGTGACCGCAAACGGGGTCGAGATCTTTACCCTTTCGCCCGGCGGCAAGTTCCACCCGACCTACGCCTGA
- a CDS encoding HAD family hydrolase, with amino-acid sequence MRHDLVIFDCDGVLVDSEPLSNRVLSDNLARYGLNLTLEDTVSLFLGSTMTGVRDKARALGAHLPDDWVDQVYAETYDRLRAGVPLVAGISDLLAALDARALPYCVASNGSPDKMRITLGQNGLWERFRDRMFSAHVLGTAKPDPLLFQTAAAQFDATSPVVIEDSPSGVTAAVRAGMRCLGYVAHGDGANLRALGAEVFHDMAEVPVLLAL; translated from the coding sequence ATGCGACATGACCTGGTTATCTTCGACTGCGACGGCGTGCTGGTGGATAGCGAGCCGCTTTCGAACCGCGTCTTGTCCGACAACCTCGCCCGTTATGGGCTGAACCTGACGCTGGAAGATACTGTCAGCCTCTTTCTGGGCAGTACGATGACCGGGGTTCGGGACAAGGCACGCGCGCTGGGCGCGCATTTGCCCGATGACTGGGTGGATCAGGTCTATGCCGAAACCTACGACCGGCTGCGTGCGGGCGTGCCCCTTGTCGCCGGCATTTCCGATCTGCTGGCCGCGCTGGATGCGCGTGCTCTGCCCTATTGTGTCGCCTCCAATGGCAGCCCCGACAAGATGCGCATCACGCTGGGCCAGAACGGGCTGTGGGAACGGTTCCGGGACAGGATGTTCTCGGCCCATGTTCTGGGTACGGCCAAACCTGACCCCCTCCTGTTTCAAACGGCCGCCGCGCAGTTCGACGCAACATCCCCGGTGGTGATAGAGGATAGCCCATCAGGCGTTACCGCCGCCGTTCGGGCCGGTATGCGTTGCCTCGGCTATGTCGCCCATGGCGATGGCGCGAATCTGCGCGCGCTTGGGGCCGAGGTGTTTCATGATATGGCCGAAGTGCCGGTGCTGCTCGCGCTGTGA
- the queG gene encoding tRNA epoxyqueuosine(34) reductase QueG: protein MSGELKDRLVARALEEGFVSCRVCRPWDVPEMPARLGAFVEAGYHGQMGWMAERMEWRGDPAALWPEARSVIMLAESYAPDTDPMEVVGQPDRGAISVYARGKDYHDLVKKRLKRLARWLIEAGGGEVKVFVDTAPVPEKALGQAAGLGWQGKHTNLVSRDWGNWAFLGSVFTTLDLPSDPVGRDNCGSCSACLTACPTDAFPAPYRLDARRCISYLTIEHKGPVDEELRAKLGNRIYGCDDCLAACPWNKFAVAASDLRYGARPELSAPALADLARLDDAGFREMFSGSPIKRIGRDRFVRNVLYAIGNSGLPALRPVAQDLAQDSDPTVADAARWAAAKLAMSR, encoded by the coding sequence ATGAGCGGGGAACTGAAAGACAGGCTGGTCGCGCGGGCCCTGGAGGAAGGGTTCGTGTCCTGCCGTGTCTGCCGCCCCTGGGATGTACCCGAGATGCCCGCGCGGCTGGGTGCCTTTGTCGAAGCCGGGTATCACGGGCAGATGGGCTGGATGGCCGAGCGGATGGAGTGGCGCGGCGATCCGGCGGCGCTCTGGCCCGAGGCGCGCTCGGTCATCATGCTGGCCGAGAGCTATGCGCCTGACACGGATCCAATGGAGGTGGTCGGCCAGCCGGACCGGGGTGCGATCTCGGTCTATGCAAGGGGCAAGGACTACCATGACCTGGTCAAGAAACGGCTGAAGCGGCTGGCGCGTTGGCTGATCGAGGCGGGCGGCGGCGAGGTCAAGGTGTTTGTCGATACCGCCCCGGTGCCGGAAAAGGCGTTGGGACAGGCGGCGGGGTTGGGCTGGCAGGGCAAGCATACCAACCTGGTCAGCCGGGATTGGGGCAATTGGGCCTTTCTGGGCTCTGTCTTCACGACGCTCGATTTACCGAGCGACCCGGTCGGGCGCGACAATTGTGGGTCGTGCTCTGCCTGCCTGACCGCTTGTCCCACCGATGCCTTTCCGGCGCCCTACCGCCTGGATGCGCGGCGCTGCATTTCCTATCTGACCATCGAGCACAAGGGGCCGGTGGATGAAGAGTTGCGCGCCAAGCTGGGCAACCGGATCTATGGCTGCGACGATTGCCTGGCGGCCTGTCCCTGGAACAAGTTCGCGGTGGCCGCCAGCGATCTGCGCTATGGCGCGCGGCCCGAGTTGAGCGCCCCCGCACTGGCCGATCTGGCGCGTCTGGACGATGCCGGGTTCCGGGAGATGTTTTCGGGTTCGCCCATCAAGCGGATCGGGCGCGACCGCTTCGTGCGCAATGTACTCTACGCCATCGGCAACTCCGGCCTGCCGGCGCTGCGCCCGGTGGCGCAGGACCTGGCCCAGGACTCTGACCCGACGGTCGCGGACGCGGCGCGCTGGGCGGCGGCGAAGCTGGCGATGTCGCGCTGA